tgtccttcaaaggcactggtctttaatttttgtccctcaaattgctggtctttaatttttgtccttcgcctaaaaccATAAGGTTTGTGATTCGAATTCTGGCtcagtaataaaataaaaaatcgcaaggtagagtttcgtagcaaattaggcctattcgggcaaaagttaggccttaaaacagaattttacaaaattttaactgagtaaaaaaaaaaaattggctatgCAAACTTCCACCttaagaggtatttttgtaTGGATAATTTTTACCACTGTCTCCACCCCTACCCCCTCACttccaccacccaccccaacccTACGCCCACCTATACCCACCTACCCACCCACCTACCTTACCCCCAACCAcccccctcaccaccacccacaCCCAACCCTACCCCTAGATTTACCGCACCAACACCACCCACCGTCCACCACCACGCCCACAACCCTCTCACCACCTCCTCCACCCCACCCTTACCCCCTCACTCCCACATTACCCTTCCAACTACTCCACCCCCTATACCAACCACACACCCCCAACCCTACCCCCCACTCACCACAACCACCAACACCACCCCAACCACCCCCCTACACCCCCACCCCCAGATCCACCGCACCACCACAACCCACCCACCTGCCCACCACCACTACAAAccatatcaaataatatttttattttatcgaAGTTGTATTTATCTTctaatatttagttactttttatttgaattgtatatttattatgtttaaataaatacattatgcacattcagatgtttaaaaataaacagtcttaatcattcagtgttcagatctaAAGACAAAATCTTAATCATttagattcagacgtcttaatcttaatgaaaacaaatgaggccttgatcttgtgatcttaaatatgtcatgtggaaagttgaaactaaaaaattgacaaaaaatataagagattattttttaaacagaccaaaaaaaaaaaaaagtaagacaaacgTTTTGAAACGGATGGAGTAATATATCCGTGTTgtgaaaatattgaattaaatatctcaaaaagaagtttttaattcattattttagtATATATTAATGAGTCATTATTTTAAATACAAACGTTATGTCTCTAAGACCAAATTGAATGGTCTTTAACTTGTAATCAAAGTGAGAAACGTTATAGCAGAACATTTACTACATTAAATAGCTCTTtatatgttgttaatgatgaaaTCATCATTTGTGATGCCATTTTACGTATACGTTATTTGGCTAATATATTAGCTTCGACATTAGTTAATTGTTTGAacctatatatacttaagttattttCATTGGCAGAGGTGATATatacaaaatcatatttttccttataaattaTAGTGTCTTTGGGTTTTCTACTTTGagaaatctttgttagattctggctcctgattttgtactagaagagcttgttgaatcctggaAGATACACCCAtacgggtgaaatatccttaaggatgTTGCCATTGGCATGCCTCAAGCTACGAAGAATTCTCTAATTGTTCGTGGATCAAGTATTTTATCGAAGCTTAGAAGAAGTTCCTACAAGTGTTTGTGTTGAAGAGAAGTCATtacaagtgttcgtgatgaagagAAGTCcctacaagtgttcgtgatgaagtattttctgtaaaatttccaacaatccgtaatatatatgtttgtgtaaataatttttttcaaaagcttaaattcttacctttatTCTAGATCATTCAGAGTAAGCCACCCACCAACCGCAGTTTATTCGAAATTCTCTTTAGCCCACTGTCCATACCTAACACTACTATAGACCTATCTCTATTAATGGTCTCCACTCTTAATTTCCAGTAGtgatctttattttcttcctaATTATCTCTCTTTCacccacaaaagaaaagagTAGTATGGCTGGCTTTAAGAAAGTGTTGGCTACTATTTTCCTTATGCTGATGCTGGTTTTTGCCACtggtattttcttttaattattacTATTTGGTCTTTCTAATGTTAGAACTGGCTAGGTTATTATTATTGCAGTGGAATTCTTTTTCagtcttttatttatttccgTTGTTCTCAGAGACTTTCGTGCGCTATTAAATTTGTAGCATAAGATATGATTTTTAAATGCATTTTCGCGTATGTACGCATCAAAAAACGCATGATGAGAAACAGGTCTCATTGAAACGCTGAaaaactttatattttttttttacactactATTTAAAGTAGGAGCTGGCTTTCGGCCATATAaatttattcacttttttccggaataatttttttactttatttgaaagTCAGTGTTCGACCATAAAAATTTCAGATCCAACTTGTAGTTGTATCTCAAATTTGAGAACAGTCATAACTTGTTTTTCGATTCACTTTTCACTTTCGAAGTTTTATTTAAGTACATTTATATATGAACATCATTGCAAATATTCTTTACAAAAAGTATTATTAAACATAATTTCATCTTTAACTCCAACTCTAACTCCATAAATGCTAAGTaaagttaaaaatatttgaaatctatTACCCAACACTTAATTATTTCACACTTTGTAAAGCTAGCATGCGGATCCGATCACACACCTTTACAAGAAAAAGGTAGGCCTCTAAAGTGAATATTCACACGTTTATGTTTTACCTTTTAAGCTCCTTATGTCTatcttttagttattttattatttttggtgGAGACAAAGGAAGATTTTGCTAGAATGAGAAATTATATTCTAGTCTAGTCCCACCTAACACTACCATACTGTACATACCTAACACTTCTATATATAGACCTATCTCTACTAATGGTCTCTTCACTCTTAATTTCCAATAGTGATCTTTATTTTCTCCTAATTATCTCTCTTTCacccacaaaagaaaagagtatgGCTGGCTTTAAGAAAGTGTTGGCAACTATTTTCCTTATGCTGATGCTGATTTTTGCCACtggtatttttcttttaattattacTATTTGGTTTTTCTAATGTTAGAACTAGCTAGATTATTGCAGTGGAATTCTTTTCCagtcttttatttatttcctttgTCCTTAGAGACTTTCGTGCGCTATTAAATTTGTGctataaagtttgattttctcACCTCATTCTCACCGAACCAGCTCACTAGGAAAACGCATAGGGGAAAACAGGTTCC
Above is a genomic segment from Lycium ferocissimum isolate CSIRO_LF1 unplaced genomic scaffold, AGI_CSIRO_Lferr_CH_V1 ctg640, whole genome shotgun sequence containing:
- the LOC132045307 gene encoding defensin J1-2-like; its protein translation is MAGFKKVLATIFLMLMLVFATETFSHLTLPYCTYLTLLYIDLSLLMVSSLLISNSDLYFLLIISLSPTKEKSMAGFKKVLATIFLMLMLIFATEMAEARTCESQSHRFKGTCVRKSNCAAVCQTEGFSGGHCRGVRRRCFCTRPC